From a single Drosophila sulfurigaster albostrigata strain 15112-1811.04 chromosome 3, ASM2355843v2, whole genome shotgun sequence genomic region:
- the LOC133844306 gene encoding putative inorganic phosphate cotransporter isoform X1: MPFRRSKINHRHRDGHVLVWEQNNLQDRPRGWATTRYFVTFMLFLGMANAYVMRTNMSVAIVAMVNHTAIQTEEILDDECGDRELEVDNGEDGEFAWNSSLQGYILSSFFYGYVITQIPFGILAKKYGAMRFLGWGMLINSVFAFLVPIAAREGGVYGLCAIRFIQGLGEGPIVPCTHALLAKWIPPNERSRMGAAVYAGAQFGTIISMPLSGLLAEYGFSGGWPSIFYVFGIVGTLWSIAFLILVFEDPSVHPRIDEREKRYINDALWGTDVVKSPPIPFKSILKSLPFYAILFAHMGHNYGYETLMTELPTYMKQVLRFSLKSNGLLSSLPYLAMWLFSMFISVVADWMITSKRFSLTATRKIINSIGQYGPGLALIAASYTGCDRALTLAILTIGVGLNGGIYSGFKINHLDLTPRFAGFLMAITNCLANLAGLLAPIAAGNLINDNPSMGQWQIVFFIAAFVYIICGTFYNIFGSGERQFWDNPENDEQKPSLGSNTPASLSNGSSPPLAITASESRQ, encoded by the exons ATGCCCTTTCGACGCAGCAAGATTAATCATCGCCATCGCGATGGTCATGTCCTGGTGTGGGAGCAAAACAATCTCCAGGACAGGCCAAGGG GCTGGGCAACCACCCGCTACTTTGTCACGTTCATGCTCTTTTTGGGCATGGCCAATGCCTATGTGATGCGCACCAACATGTCGGTGGCAATTGTGGCCATGGTCAACCATACGGCAATTCAAACGGAGGAGATATTGGACGACGAGTGCGGTGATCGAGAGCTGGAAGTT GACAATGGCGAAGACGGAGAGTTTGCTTGGAACTCCAGTCTGCAAGGCTACATTCTCTCGTCCTTCTTCTATGGCTATGTGATCACCCAGATTCCATTCGGCATATTGGCCAAGAAATACGGTGCCATGCGTTTCCTGGGCTGGGGTATGCTCATCAACTCGGTCTTTGCCTTCCTGGTGCCCATCGCAGCCCGCGAGGGTGGCGTCTACGGTCTGTGTGCCATCCGTTTCATTCAGGGACTTGGCGAGGGACCCATTGTGCCCTGCACCCATGCGCTGCTAGCCAAATGGATTCCGCCCAATGAACGTTCACGTATGGGTGCCGCCGTCTATGCTGGAGCACAGTTTGGCACCATCATCTCTATGCCGCTCTCCGGACTGCTGGCTGAATATGGTTTCTCCGGTGGTTGGCCATCGATCTTCTATGTGTTTGGCATTGTCGGAACACTGTGGTCGATTGCCTTTCTCATTCTGGTCTTTGAGGATCCCTCGGTGCATCCTCGCATTGATGAGCGTGAGAAGCGTTACATTAACGACGCGCTCTGGGGCACTGATGTTGTCAAG agcCCTCCAATTCCTTTCAAGTCCATCTTGAAATCGCTGCCCTTCTATGCCATTCTGTTCGCTCACATGGGTCACAACTATGGCTATGAGACACTGATGACAGAGTTGCCCACTTACATGAAGCAGGTGCTGCGCTTCTCCCTCAAGTCCAACGGTCTGCTCAGCTCACTGCCTTACCTGGCGATGTGGTTGTTCTCCATGTTCATTTCGGTGGTGGCCGATTGGATGATTACCTCGAAGCGTTTCTCACTGACAGCCACCAGGAAGATCATCAACAGTATTGGCCAGTATGGTCCTGGCCTGGCTCTCATTGCCGCCTCCTACACCGGCTGTGATCGTGCCTTGACCTTGGCTATTCTCACCATTGGCGTCGGCCTCAATGGTGGCATCTACTCGGGCTTCAAGATCAATCACTTGGATCTGACTCCTCGTTTTGCTGGCTTCCTTATGGCCATCACAAACTGCTTGGCGAATTTGGCTGGTCTGCTTGCTCCCATCGCCGCGGGCAATTTGATCAACGATAAC cCTTCGATGGGTCAGTGGCAGATTGTGTTCTTCATTGCCGCATTTGTGTATATCATTTGCGGCACATTCTACAACATCTTCGGCTCTGGAGAGCGCCAGTTCTGGGACAATCCCGAGAACGACGAGCAGAAGCCAAGTCTGGGGAGCAACACACCTGCAAGTCTGAGCAATGGCAGTTCACCTCCGTTGGCCATTACCGCCAGCGAGTCAAGGCAGTAA
- the LOC133844306 gene encoding putative inorganic phosphate cotransporter isoform X2 gives MSASKEAICSTSEKEPEKPQLGWATTRYFVTFMLFLGMANAYVMRTNMSVAIVAMVNHTAIQTEEILDDECGDRELEVDNGEDGEFAWNSSLQGYILSSFFYGYVITQIPFGILAKKYGAMRFLGWGMLINSVFAFLVPIAAREGGVYGLCAIRFIQGLGEGPIVPCTHALLAKWIPPNERSRMGAAVYAGAQFGTIISMPLSGLLAEYGFSGGWPSIFYVFGIVGTLWSIAFLILVFEDPSVHPRIDEREKRYINDALWGTDVVKSPPIPFKSILKSLPFYAILFAHMGHNYGYETLMTELPTYMKQVLRFSLKSNGLLSSLPYLAMWLFSMFISVVADWMITSKRFSLTATRKIINSIGQYGPGLALIAASYTGCDRALTLAILTIGVGLNGGIYSGFKINHLDLTPRFAGFLMAITNCLANLAGLLAPIAAGNLINDNPSMGQWQIVFFIAAFVYIICGTFYNIFGSGERQFWDNPENDEQKPSLGSNTPASLSNGSSPPLAITASESRQ, from the exons atgtcaGCATCTAAGGAAGCGATTTGCTCCACTTCCGAAAAGGAGCCTGAGAAGCCACAATTAG GCTGGGCAACCACCCGCTACTTTGTCACGTTCATGCTCTTTTTGGGCATGGCCAATGCCTATGTGATGCGCACCAACATGTCGGTGGCAATTGTGGCCATGGTCAACCATACGGCAATTCAAACGGAGGAGATATTGGACGACGAGTGCGGTGATCGAGAGCTGGAAGTT GACAATGGCGAAGACGGAGAGTTTGCTTGGAACTCCAGTCTGCAAGGCTACATTCTCTCGTCCTTCTTCTATGGCTATGTGATCACCCAGATTCCATTCGGCATATTGGCCAAGAAATACGGTGCCATGCGTTTCCTGGGCTGGGGTATGCTCATCAACTCGGTCTTTGCCTTCCTGGTGCCCATCGCAGCCCGCGAGGGTGGCGTCTACGGTCTGTGTGCCATCCGTTTCATTCAGGGACTTGGCGAGGGACCCATTGTGCCCTGCACCCATGCGCTGCTAGCCAAATGGATTCCGCCCAATGAACGTTCACGTATGGGTGCCGCCGTCTATGCTGGAGCACAGTTTGGCACCATCATCTCTATGCCGCTCTCCGGACTGCTGGCTGAATATGGTTTCTCCGGTGGTTGGCCATCGATCTTCTATGTGTTTGGCATTGTCGGAACACTGTGGTCGATTGCCTTTCTCATTCTGGTCTTTGAGGATCCCTCGGTGCATCCTCGCATTGATGAGCGTGAGAAGCGTTACATTAACGACGCGCTCTGGGGCACTGATGTTGTCAAG agcCCTCCAATTCCTTTCAAGTCCATCTTGAAATCGCTGCCCTTCTATGCCATTCTGTTCGCTCACATGGGTCACAACTATGGCTATGAGACACTGATGACAGAGTTGCCCACTTACATGAAGCAGGTGCTGCGCTTCTCCCTCAAGTCCAACGGTCTGCTCAGCTCACTGCCTTACCTGGCGATGTGGTTGTTCTCCATGTTCATTTCGGTGGTGGCCGATTGGATGATTACCTCGAAGCGTTTCTCACTGACAGCCACCAGGAAGATCATCAACAGTATTGGCCAGTATGGTCCTGGCCTGGCTCTCATTGCCGCCTCCTACACCGGCTGTGATCGTGCCTTGACCTTGGCTATTCTCACCATTGGCGTCGGCCTCAATGGTGGCATCTACTCGGGCTTCAAGATCAATCACTTGGATCTGACTCCTCGTTTTGCTGGCTTCCTTATGGCCATCACAAACTGCTTGGCGAATTTGGCTGGTCTGCTTGCTCCCATCGCCGCGGGCAATTTGATCAACGATAAC cCTTCGATGGGTCAGTGGCAGATTGTGTTCTTCATTGCCGCATTTGTGTATATCATTTGCGGCACATTCTACAACATCTTCGGCTCTGGAGAGCGCCAGTTCTGGGACAATCCCGAGAACGACGAGCAGAAGCCAAGTCTGGGGAGCAACACACCTGCAAGTCTGAGCAATGGCAGTTCACCTCCGTTGGCCATTACCGCCAGCGAGTCAAGGCAGTAA